tcttgtgaaaattagttttcattcttatGTTAAGTAGAATAATTTACCTTCAcaaaaaaacttcgcacttagactcgctttgaagatgaggcagacatgaactcggaaatggcctacttAAAAAGTTACCAGACAGCAGCCCCTCTTGCAGCGATGCACCAAATTATAGTAGGggaaaagacaacaaaaattcACGTATGGCACTTCAGCTTATCTCATATAGCAAAGATAAACTGATACttgttgaaattaatttttttttaattgtaggCTTTCAGGTTACAGGATTATTCACGTAATGAGAGTCATTACCAAATTACGAGTACACGATATTTGTCCAACGGCGGAACGAGGACCTCTGTCATTACGTACACAGTGAAGAAGCCAGACACCCTTGATTGTCCATATCCTGTGTCGCGTGTATTATTCACTCCCAAAGTACTTAGTTAATGAACTAGAGCGAGTACAGAAGAGGACTTTAAAAATCGTGTGCCCTAGCCTCAGTTACGATGAAGCTCTTACTCACCTGGAGATAGCGCTGCTTAGCGTCCACCACAGTAATATTTGTGCCacgctatctatctatctatctatctatctatctatctatctatctatctatctatctatctatctatctatctatctatctatctatctatctatctatctatctatctatctatctatcgtgGTAACATCGCCATTTCCACTAATGATATTATGCTgcttttttgaattaacaaggctggaaatccgacgatgtagtcccaagctagtaggatccggaggatacacaacgctttgctataGAAATACTAagtgatttgagtgtacaaagAGCGACAGCGCactactagcagatccattgaatgaaaaacatattgccttgagtgggaatcgaactcgcgtccccctggttactagtcggtgtgctaaccactcaccgattgctctgtttccagcagggttgtcgtgatggtgcagtggttagcacacccaaCTAGTACCACCACGTAAATTTATAGACAAATACTGAGACAAAACAGTGGGGTGAACTTCTTACTGCTCCAACTTGATTTAATGTGACGTTTCGGCTGTTTAGCCTTCCTCAGAAGaacgttaaaaactaaaaactacaTCTGCATCCTTTGGATTCTTCTGCTGTGAGTCCATTGTCTGCGTAGACCTTCTTATTCTGCCTAAACATTTCATACGTGGTCTACCGTGCATCGTTAAATCGATCCAATGGCTCTGTTGCCCTACATTCCTGCTTCTTTGTACAACTCCTGGAACAAACTGGCCCGTTATTAGCATCATAGCAAttttttctttcgttgtttGAAGAAGAATCGTATTCATACTGTTGTTATTTTGCTTGtaatttttacctttttgtaCTTCTTAATTAAGCTGCTTATATAAGCCAGTATTTCTGATACGCACAACCATTGTAAATAGTtgttagtttttagtttttaacgttCGTCTGAGGAAGGCTGAACAGCCGAAAGTTTAACGTCACAttaagaaggaatttctttgcatgtctttgcatgtctgcagcTTGTAACAAGTTCCAGACaagcaaagaaattccttcttaatagcgtaattatttaaggcttatttttagcagctcattggaaacaatttttattgtttaaccgttgctatgtatcccagcctatagtgaattgctaccgttttttttcaaaatcactgtaaaacaccatgtattccttctttttggcagttgcctgatgattgcttcgtgagaagcatgaaactcggagtagcaaataaatgtttttgacctagttcaagtctacatatctattcaaagctctggtaaacccattgagcacttttagctaatgatcaatttatcacgtcatttcattatatatatatatatatatatataatttctttttttgagtagaacgtatttcgtagattgctcaactcaattgattgaggagcaataactatgactttacacaagtttagttactcgtgaaacctaaacttgtgtaaagtcatatatatatatatatatgactggTTTTTGAAAAAGGGGGCTGCTTAGATTTTCGGTTGAAAACAGGCGAAGCCTGTTTTAAACATCTTGCAGCGGTCTTAGAACCAGGGGAGGCTCCGTCaagacatgcctgtgcaaaATCTATAGGCTCTAAGCTTTGATTTGaatgttagtttgcacttataagagcaaagcaaagttagtttagggggggggggggggttgattataccctgagttagagtttgtgccttggtttaagtAAAATAACTTGTccgtatttctgtgacactacttggcagaaattgatcgcctatgacttagaaATGACCAAGAAGCCAATTTTCTTATATAgcacttgatcaaaatttaagtcaggaagtcagaaAAAGTCTTAGCTTGACCcttcaggtgccacagggatccccatatgaggaccagtaaaataattattagacaGGAGTAACCtggagaagttgcattgtcgaGGTTGGGGTaaagtttgatcctagctgcaatcatagctgtgaATAGAAAGAACTTttttgtgcatctgaaggtgctaagttacagcatcaatgggtagctttttgtaaatccagtcagaaattagtatggaatgaaaacaaattgaatgctatggccaatgggaggctgagactgaatggaatttgcttgagcaagattgtttagtcagcatctgctccattgtgctctgatatctgactgatttttgaaaaaggtggCTGCTTAGGTTTTGGGTTGAAAACAGGCGAAGCCTGTTTTAAACCTCTTGCAGCGGTCTTAGAACCATCCTTATGAGTTCTCAATATTTGATGTCTTTGGGGGTTGACAGCCCTGTACTTTTATTTATGTGGAACTTGATATAGTTAGTTCTTAAGGCTTATTCATGTGTGCTGCAAATCAATGCTTTTGTACATTCCTTGAGATCTCCCTTCCGCATCCACTGCCATGTTTTCTCCCATAACACTCCCATCATGTCTCTTAAATAATTCCCATGCAATAGAGAATCtagtattctctattttcactttggAACTGCTCGTAACGATTTGGTTTTAGAATACTTCGCCCACGTTGTAGGacatgaacgagatggaataatcgcgaaagacttatgatagagcaaaGTTATAACTTTGTGTGCTGCAAATCAATGCTTCTGTACATCCCTTGAGGTCTCCCTTCCGCATCCACTGCCATGTTTTCTTGCCGCTAAGGAGTAAAGAGTGTTAAAAAAAATGACTATGGTAACGGCAATGCCACAAAACGATAACATCCATTAAGTATTTTAGTATAAAGTTATTACGCATACTGTGACGACGACGTAAGATGGCCAAATTCGAGGTTTTCAATATAAAGAGAGTCTAATTTTACTCACAAACCTCTCGTACTAATTATCTTCGGAAACTTGGCCCACATTGTACGATGTCAGCGCGTTGAATGATCGAGGAAGGCGCATCGCGCAAAGTTCGCCGACGTCGCTGTCCTAGATATTAAATTCATTAAGCAAGGGTGACAATATCAGTTACGAAAAGATCATCTAAGATTACAAGTACGTGGTATTCTTTACTTCTAATGCTGAACAGCCCGCAACAACGCAAAATAACAGCTATTGTGCTGCAGTTTCATAGAACGGAACCAgtagaaaacaataatttattgttaaaaCGTACTCGTTTCCACTGTTACAGTATTGTTGTTTAGCCCGCTTGGCAAATCACAaggagtaacttttttttccttacaaCTTCTGGATACGTGGTTTCCCACTACAAAACTCGTGTTTGGTAATAAGCTGCAAAGACACCATTGAATGACCTGGTAATTTCAGATGGGTACTCCTGCAATTAGTAATTAATATAGTATCAGGACGGTCACATATATATTTATTACAGGTCAAAACTCAAACGATTTTAGCGAGATCTGATTCTAGACTTTCATGGAAAGAAGAAATCGTCCTGGATATATATGGAGGGGTTTGCTGTTTTTTCgtctttgttaaaaaaaaaaatacagtaataTATTGCTTAAAACAAGTCGTAATCGTTCGTTTGccttatatgttttttttttacagcctGCAATAGGCGGTAATATTTAAATTCCTCTCAGTTAGCAACATAATATTGTTTAGAAAGATGGGTGGAAATGGTGATTTCACCACATGACACGCGATATGGGACAATCAGGACTGAGTGTCTGGCTTGCTCACTGTGTACGTAATGAGGTTCTCGATCCGCCTTTGGAAAATATTGTATACTCTTAGTTTGGTAAGTCTTGAGAAGAATGGCCATCTTTACGTCAGTAATACTGTAACTTGGAAGCCCACGAtacaaaaaaagatattttgaaCAAGTAACACTTTTATGCTCGCTTGCTTAGCGGTGAACTGCTATGAGTCAGATAAGCTCAAGTGCCTTATgtgaatttttttgcttttcctcTCAGTCATACAATTTCAAGAGTCGCTGAAAGACGGGTGGGTGACTAGCAACTTTTTTAAATTACTGAGGCAAAGCCAGACTTCAGCTTCCgtaaagaaagcgtttgtaatTGTTCGAAGCCGAATATTGGAATATACGCCCCTAAAACTTGACGAAATCATTTCagcatcaattttattttaaagtggCCTCAATAACAGGAAatttaccaaaaaaataatGTAGGAAGtattgttttaataaaatttttTATCAATTCaaaattaaggagaaaaaaacttaaaaaattataGCCATATTCTATATACGTGTAACTGttaatttaaactttatttaattatgtTTACTCCCTCTAAGTGCAAAGCAACTTAAGAGCGCCACCTTAAAGGAATAAACGTTTAAACATAAGCGTAACCTCAAGGGCGTGTATTTTCAGAATTTACACggatttgttttaaaattaccCAGGTaaccattaaaaaaattccataaTATTACTAAGGGAAAACATCCCTGAAGTACATAAAGAGAGAGAAATTATTTTAGAAAATAGAGATTCCATTTTTAGCCCAGAGAGTGGGTCCAATACTATGGTTTGCATTTTGCTTTGAAACGGTAAAGTGGAGATGGGCTGCAAATAAATGGGCTGACAACAAGAAAGTGCAATGACAATTGCTAACTTGATAAAATGTGACAAACGTTAACACAAGAACGCCAAATAAAACCCCTAACTCTTGGGAAAGAACCAGGGTATCAAATATAGCACGCCTTTGCGAGCGATAAGTGATACTGCTGATTTCGGCCTCACTCGAGTTTCTCTATTGTTGCGTTTCCTTAACAATTTACACTACGCAAAAGCGCGATATTGAGATGATATCTCGGATATCATTGAGGTTATGATCATGAATGACTCTATTATTTCAAAACCTATAAATTGTAGAAACCTACAGGAATTGTCACTTCAAGCCTCAGCATCGTCGAAGAACTAGCTACTGAAGTTGAGACAAAACGTAACAAGACATGGCATCCAAGACTTtgcttcttttttgtttctttgctttaTTGAGTCCCTTTTGGAGTCTTCCTTTGCCTCTCCCTGATGGTAAGAGTTTATTCAGATTACTTCAATTTACCTCTTTTGCTATTGCATCTGTTGATCAGTTAACTTAATCATTTGGAGTTTTCCTCTCCTCGTTCAAGTTACGTTAAAAGACGTGCGACATGTCATAAACATTAGACCGATGCTTTAATTGAAAATGTTTATCTAAAagccgcccccccccccccccccaaaaaaaggttaaaatcagtatttttttttctttcccagcatagaaatgttgttttcatagtATTTATAAGTTAAAAAACATTTCTGTAAAAGTGTATGTCTAACCATGATAAGGTGTGTATAAATTTGACACGCGTCAAATCGAAAACTCATTTATTTTGATTATTCAAAATGCCATTGTTTTTCAACGTGAACGCTGACCCGAAGAGCTCATCATGAGTAAAGTTATTTTTACAGTTATTGATAAGAGGTCTTTCCTAATGTGGACTTCACTCATAAAGATCCATGGTGAAACGATATTTTAGCGGAGAAGGACCAAGAATGATCCTCATTTCCTTATACTTTTTTGAGTCAaagattttatcaaaatacGCTAGTTTATGAGCCAACAAGTGGCACTTGTGATCAGGCATTTTTGAGTCTAGAATTTGAAAGCGATCGCACAAACGTGGATTTCGGATTTAACttacttttctttcattttctatgTTGAACGAAGGAATATATAACTAATTCGAACCAACAAGGGAGACATACGCATCCACACGGATTGACTCTTAACAACATAGGGTATTATGCATCTCCGCCGTTCGCTCAAGCCTTCGATGGAGCTCACATTAGCTTTCTAATATTTCAATGTAGCACACGTAAAAGCCTTCCACTTCATACTAATCTTTTCTTCCGACACGCAATGAAGGTATCATAAATATACTTCTCTGAGAGCCAAGGTCTGTATGAACACAAAGTGGTGGTCTCCTGCACTGCTCACCTTGGCGTTGTGGGTGGAAGATGCAAATTACCTTACGATTTCAgttaataatatgaaatgaaaaactATGCATTGTGGGATACTAGTCATTCCTCCTCTGCGAGCCATAATTACAGAGAACAACAAAGAAATGCACGATCCTTCAAAACGCACGCGTAGAGCCATTTTCTGGCTCATTTAATGCCTTTTTGGTTGCGTTCTCGTTGATGTCCGCGTCGTACATCCTATAGTCGCTAATGAGGAGAACATACCTGCTTGTACTGCAGTAGGTGTTCGACTCGTCTGGATTGTATGGGGCCTACATGTAATCAATGCGGCAAGCACTTATTTTATCGCTTTGATCACTCACACGAGTTAAAACCAGTTTGAATCAGTGCCACTGATCGCAGCGAAaaagatttttacaaaaataCATCATGTCTGAATAGGCGAATTGTTGCAGAGGCTTTTTGCCTTGAGTGTCCCGACCTTTAAATTTTCTGTCCTGCATATCAATGTAAAATGGCAGTTGACAAATCCAAAttcgttcttttttttcatgctAAACAGATAGAGGCTCTGACGATGTTGACGATAAAGAAGACAAATATGATGCAAAAGATGATACAGACATTGACGaggctgatgatgatgaagaagatcCTACTgacggtgatgatgatgatggtgatgatgatgacgatgatactGAAGATCCTACTGACgatgatgctgatgacgatgatgatgacgatgacgataatgatgatgaagatcCTACTGATGGTGATGATGgcgatggtgatgatgatgatgataatgatgatgatgatgataatgatgatgatgacgatgatgacgatgatgatgatgataatgatgatgatgatgatgatgatgatgataacgatgatgatgacgatgatgatgacgatgatgatgacgatgatggagatgatgatgatggtgatgatgaagATCTCCCTgaagatgatgacgatgataatgaagATCCtactgacgatgatgatgatgatgatgaccttGAAGATCCTACTGAAGATGACGA
Above is a window of Montipora capricornis isolate CH-2021 chromosome 6, ASM3666992v2, whole genome shotgun sequence DNA encoding:
- the LOC138052122 gene encoding secreted acidic protein 1A-like, which encodes MASKTLLLFCFFALLSPFWSLPLPLPDDRGSDDVDDKEDKYDAKDDTDIDEADDDEEDPTDGDDDDGDDDDDDTEDPTDDDADDDDDDDDDNDDEDPTDGDDGDGDDDDDNDDDDDNDDDDDDDDDDDDNDDDDDDDDDNDDDDDDDDDDDDDDGDDDDGDDEDLPEDDDDDNEDPTDDDDDDDDLEDPTEDDDET